Below is a window of Panthera leo isolate Ple1 chromosome B4, P.leo_Ple1_pat1.1, whole genome shotgun sequence DNA.
TTGTGTCAAACACAGTCTCTTCGGTCGTGTATGACAAGTAAAATTATGTGATATCCAACGTTTTTCTTTGCCACTGGCAAGTTTCAGTGTCTCTTTACTATTTAATCTGTGTGGAAATTACTGAAACTGAAGCCGTTGCCCTGTGCTTGTCCCTTCGTAACGTAATTAACTTCTGTGCCTCCAAATGGGCACATGGCTCCGTTGTGAGCAGTACCCAGAACTGCTGTTCTGCCGTAGCCGAGAAACCAAGTACGGGACCCAGACGGGAAAAGCCTAGGTTGCTGCCGTTCATTCATCGTTTTCAAGCTTTCAGTAACACCTACCTTcttatctcattttaaaagtgTTGTTTCCAGAAGAAGTCATTTTACAGTCTCCCCAAGTGACGGTAAACTGGAACTACGTACAAGACACCAAACGCGATGGACAGCCCACCAGCAAGGTATTGCTTCGGTGACTTTGAAATATTTCGTAGACGGTACGTCAGTTCTCAATGGCCTGGGATTTGAGAGGGGTGTCGTTCAAATATAGCCCAAGATCACAGCTCAAATAAAACTAGGATATTCGGGGGcggctggggtggctcagttggtctgactcttgattttgactcaggtcatgaacttgtggtttgtgggatcgagccccgtgttgggctctgtgatgacagcacggagcctacttgggattctctgtctccctctctctgccgctcccccactcacatgcatgtgcgCGCATTTGTTCTGTCTCAcgataaataagtaaaacctaAGATATTCATACAACAGATTTAGTGTTAAGTTTATATACAGTTACACGGTACAGTAAGTGGAGAAAACCAAGGTGCAGATCTGTTCATATGAgcttatcatttaattttaaaagtatatgctTTTCTTGTACACTCAGGCACAGGCAcatttatatgattatatatgcatagaaaatgtCTGGAAGAACATGCGTCCACCAAATGATTAACATTtgtaatctttgtttttttgtgggttttttttttaagtttatttattatgagagcaagagggagcatatgcacatgcatgcaggggaggggtgggggggcagagatagagagaatcccaacgtggggcccagACTCACAAggcctgagctcatgacctgagccaagatcaggagtcagacatttaatggactgggccacccaggcaccccaacatttgtAATCTTTATGAAGATTATaaagatagtttatttttcacttatggAAGCCAGTTCCATAAATAGCTACATAGTGCCTGTTTTGTGCCAGCTATCGTCTAGGCTGTCCAAATGTTTATATGAGTAAAAcagaaatggttttatttatcatTGTGTTTCCAGTAATGAGAAAAACTCTCCATGTCTGTGGTGGGGGTTGTAACCTATAGTACTGTCCTGTTCGAATTTGCTTTTTTGAAcatgctttaaatatataaaaaatacaaaattttaattctaatatttagAAGCTCTTTCACCATTTTGTAGCCCCTCTCCAAAAATGCAAAACTGATAGTTTTAGAATACTTACCTACATATTCACAGAAAATCCTatgaaggaaacattaaaaagtttccaTTAAAATCACCTTTCTTTCTTACCTGATCTAAAAGTAGCAAAGGATCTTCAGTGGAACAGACACAGTGTCACCTACAGCACCCCGCTCGCCGGTCCACCCGGTGGCCTGATTCTCAGGGAGGGTCTGTCACCCCGATGGGGACTCGGTGCCAGGTGGGGGAGGTGGTGCTGTTTGTGTGGGTCACATTCCTCATCAGCTGAACCTCAATATGTTTAAATGCAGAACATGATCTTCTTATGGATAAGCTAGGTCGCAAATGAACTTGAGGTCATTCCACACATCAACCAAGATGCAGTTACAGAGACTGAATCTGCCTTCCTACCTTAACTAATCAAAACTCAGACAAAGCACACAACACAACAGTTTCAGATACTTGTGTATCGCATGTCCTAGGACAGTGATTTCGGACAGAGGAAGCAAATGAGGTGACCCTGTGATTGCCCCAGCTTACGATCTTCAGAGCTCCCGGGCCAGGGAGCAGAAAGGGAGGCCAGTGGTCTACAGAATTGAGGAGACACACCTGGTGGCAGCGTAAGGACAAGGTGGATGGCATTCACAGGGCAGAGGACTGGGGGAGAGCACAGGACAAGAAGGGTCTGCAGagacacaccccccccccccggagttGTGTCACGAATGCATGCCTGGGAAAGAAGCCCTGGAAAGCAGAGAGGAAGCCcgaacccacccccacccttcccccagtgCCGGAACGACTGGTTCCCAAAGCCAGAGAATTCACAGGGCGACAGGTAGAGTCCTCAGAGGGTGTTGCCTGCGGGTGGGCAGAGTCTAGCCCTACACTGCCTGCCAGCCCCACCCATCCACGGGCCCAGCGGAGAGTGGCCCTCCAAGCAGTGCAGCCACATCCCACAGCCAAGGTCAAGGAGAGTTGCGGGAGTACATACACACGAGGTGTAAAATTCACAACATCTGGTATCtaatccagaaataaactgaaaaacactaTCCATAATAAggaatttcaggggcgcctgggtgcctcatttggttgagcgtccaacttcagctcaggtcatgatctcacggtttgtaggttcgaaGCTCCACGTTGGGTTGCCCTGATAacacgcagagcctgcttcagattctctgtccccaccctctctctgccctttcccagcttgtgctctttaaaaaaaaaaaaaaaaaaattatttttttaaggacttaacattgctgctttatttattttaatatgaaatttattgtcaaattggtttccataccaaaaaaaaaattttttttttaaattccatcagTTGAAATCgactaaagaaaataatagtagtATGCCAGGCCTAATAATGCAGGAGCGTGAAGGATGCCACGAATTCCATCTGGGAGCATCTTTGAGCTTGCCGAGTAGACACCATTAACAAAGCTCACCCTCCTAAGTTGAAAAATTTATGGACAAGAAATTATCATTGAGATTAAATGGTGGCAGGCATGTCCAGGGAATATTGCGGGGGTTCAGTCCCTTCATGAATCTTGGGAAGGATGGACGTGTGGAGATGGTAACTAGTGGGCGACAGAACGACATTGGAATGGTGGTAATTCCAGGAAATTGTGTCATCCTGTTAGAAGCCTTGGAATGAGCATTGTTAACAACGGGTGTGTTATGGAAGAAACCAGTGGCTTCCACATGTCCCCTCTCGATAGCTCCCACTATATAAACATTTTCCTACTATATAAAAATCAGGTTGTGCATTTTCATATTGAACTTTCTTGTTAAGTAAACTTCTGTAATAGTCAAAAAAGTAATAACAGTGGTAGTAATTAGCAGACATGGACGttaaaacagttattataatTATACTCCGTATGCTCCACATTCAGTGGagatataaacaataaaagataaatttctagagACAAAAACTCAAGGTCTTAAGATGAAAAGTATATCAGACAACTAACAGACTAGAGACTACAGTCATAAATATTAGTGAATTTGAACACGGATAGAAACTCAGCAAAgcaaggggcgcttgggtggctcagtcggttgggcagccgacttcggctcaggtcatgatctcacggtccgtgagttctagccccgcgtcgggctctgtgctgacagctcagagcctggagcctgcttccgattctgtgtctccctctctctctgcccctcccctgttcatgctctgtctctccctgtctcaaaaataaataaacgttaaaaaaaaaaaaaaaaaagccttaaaaaagaaactcagcAAAGCGAAACAATAaagaagaatcttaaaaaaataaatcaatcaatcaatccaaaAAAGCATCAGCGAGCTGTGGGACAAGTACCCACAGCCTTGCATCCACACAATTAGAGTCCCAGAGAGGGGAGTGtaagaaatactagaaaaaacGGTGGAAACTTTCCTGATtcgatgaaaactataaacctacATACATATCCAGGAAATTTAACAGACCTGAAGTACAAGAAATCTGGAGAAAACTGCACCAAGACACATGACAATCAAATGCCTGAAAGTTGCTTAGAAAGAACTTCTAAACCTTAGAAACAAAGTCTCATTATAAGCAGGGGAGCAGAAAAAGGAACGGCAGCAGATTTCCTGTTGATAGCAGTGGGGTGGCTCTGGAAGGTGCTGCCAGGACACACTGTCCGCCTGGAACTCTGTGCCCAACCTACACTTCAGAAATGAAGAGGATGTACACAATTATCCAGACGTGCCTGAGCTGAAGGATGGGGCAGGAGTTACTGCTGACCTATACCACCAGCCGCGAGAGCCCTAACAGCACACGGAAACTGCCCTAGAGGGACACGATGGCCTCCCTGGAGGAGCAAAAAGGACCAGAAATGATAAGTGGGTATGGACATGTAAAGAATtttttgttacagaaaaaaatcctctttaaaagataactgagtttttaacttactttttaattcatttaaaagcgagcacaggggcgcctgggtggcgcagtcggttaagcgtccgacttcagccaggtcacgatctcgcggtccgtgagttcgagcgccgcgtcaggctctgggctgatggctcggagcccggagcctgtttccgattctgtgtctccctctctctctgaccctcccccgttcatgctctgtctctctctctgtcccaaaaataaataaaaaacgttgataAAAGCGAGCACACACACggcaaagaggggcagagggaaagtgagagagtctcaggcaggctccgtatttggcacagagcctgatgcggggctcagtcacaactgtgagatcgtgacctgagctggaaccaagagtcagatgctcaaccagctgagccacccaggcgctcagtAACTGACTTTTTAAACAGAAGGAAATCCTATAAAACGTGATGACATGGGtggacctggaggacattatactCAGAGAAATAAGCCACGTCCTACAGGATCCATCTCATATGagatctcttttttaattttttttttaatgtttatttatttttgagacagagtcagagcatgagcaggggaggggcagagagagagggagacacagaatccgaagcaggctccaggctctgcgctgtcagcacagagcccgacgcggggctcgaactcacggactatgagatcgtgacctgagccgaagccggatgcgtaaccgactgagccacccaggcgccccatcatatGAGATCTCTAAAATGATAAGACCCacggggagcctggtggctcggttggttgagcgtccgacttcggctcaggtcatgatctcgtggttcgtgagttccagccccgtgtcagtctctgtgctgacagctcggagcctggagcctgctccaggggctgggggaagggaatggAGAGCTGCTGACAAGTGAGCACGAAGTCTCAGTCCTACAGGGGGGCAAGCTCTGGGGGTCTGCTCTACAGCTCTGACCTGCATTACATGCTATACTGTACATAGGAACGTTTTTAAGAGGGAAGATCTGAAGTGAAATGTTCTTACTGTGGTAACATTTTTAAGTgatacttaaataatttttaaaaagataattgattttttaagttcttgAACTAGTAGCAACGTATTACGTAGTTTGTAACGTACGTAGGTCTAAACAAGGGATGGGAAAAGAGAGTATCACTTCTCTTATACCATATCAGTGTAATTTACTTGAAGTAAATTGTGATCAGTTAAAGATATATACTCTAAATCCTAGAGCAACTactgaaataacaaatataaagagcTAGACccacaaaggagataaaatggaattataaaaacaattcagaAGTAGCCAGAAAAAGACGGACACATGGACAGTTGTACCATGACCTGACTTAATTCCCACCCACCTGTGCCGTGATTTACTTAGAGTGGGCGTTGACATCTCTGGCTACAATTGTGTGTCTAGAAcagttgaggcacagagaaaacaaatggcaaaGTGAGAGAGTTACATGTAACGGCATCAGTAATCACATCATGTGTTCGCAGTCCAAACACGGCAGTTAAGACGCAGAGATTGCCGGCTTGGATAAAAAGgaaagacccaactatatgctgcctataagaaacacattttaatgtttttttaatttatttttgagacagacagacagtgtgagcaggggaggggcagagagagaggaagacacagaatcggaagcaggctccaggctctgagctgtcagcacagagcccgatgtggggcccgaactcacaaaccgtgagatcgtgacctgagctgaagtaggacgctcaaccgactgagccacccaggcgccccactaagaaacacattttaaatataaagacacaaataagttaAAAGTAAAGGATGGGAAGAGGTATCAACAAGAAAGTAACAGTCACAGGATGGGGTGGCTGTGTGAATGTCAGAGTAGGTTTCGGAACATAGGGAGGATAAAGGTGGTGTCACAGTATCTCAGGAGTGCCTAACAAGCCTAGGCACTTCTGCACCTAATAACAGACTCAGGGCACACGAAGCAGAAACTGATAAAACTGCGGGGAGAACCAGACAAGTTCCGTGTGCTAGTCGGTGATGTCAGCACCCCTCCCTCTGTTACTAACAGAACAGACTGACTGAAAGTGATCAGTGCAAGGGAGCAGAACAGTAGTCAGCCTCTGTGATCTGAGggatgtttgttttaatttttttaatgtttatttttgagagagagagagaccgagcacaagagggggaggggcagagtgagagggagacacagaaccgaagcaggcttcaggctctgagctgtcagcacaacgcccgacgcgggactcgaactcacgagctgtgagatcacgacctgaaccgaagttggacatccaaccgacagagccacccaggtgcccctaaaattttttttaatgtttatttttgaaggagagacagaacacaagtggggaggggcagagagagagggagacacagaatcccaagcaagctccaggctctgagccgtcagcacagagcccccagtgtggggctcaaaaccacaaaccgtgagatcatgacctgagcctaagtcagacgccccaccgactgagcccacccaggcgccccagggggaTGTTTATAGAGCACCCCACCTGGAAAGAACTGAATACATACACTTTGTGTGGAGGTGGACACAGAACACTCACTACTGTTGACCTTATTTGGGGCCATAGAACAAGGCCACCAAATGCAAAGGATGAAAGCGATACGAGATACATCGTCTAACCGCGTGGACTCAAGTTAGAAATCCATAGCAGAGGGATCTCCAGAAAACCCCCAAATCTcaagaaaccaaaaacacactCCTATGCAACCCACTGATCACAGAAGAAATCAGTAGATAAGCGAGTGTTTTTCCCAGTGTGAAAGTGACGGTACAGCACCTCAAACGCTAAGGGGCCGCCAGAGCCCTCGTTAGGCAGGTTTACAGTGCTGAGTGACCAGGCTTCAAGTCAGtgacctcagcttcctcctcagaaaactagaaaaataagaacaaataaaatgcaaactaagcaaaagagagaaaataataaacattggtACAGGAATCAGTGGAATAGAAAACAGAAGAACGGTAGAGGAATCAGTGAACCCAAAAGCTGGCTCTCAGAGAAGATcggtaaaattgataaacctcaaAGACTGATGGGGGAAAAGCGTGAAGACGCAGGTCACCGGAATCCGGGAGGAGATAGGTGACGTCACTGCAGGCTGCAGATTTTGAAGAAGATTGAGGAAGAGTCCTGGGGACTCTTGACGTTTGACGTGTCAGCTGGCCTGGGGCCCAGGGTGTTTGATACCTAGTTCAGTCGTGTTTCTGGGCAGGATTGATTCAGGTGGGTGGGTACactgggtgggggccggggggggggggtggtaatcCCTCCTGGGAGGCCTGAATGGAGCAGGCAGGCCCGGAGGGACACCTGCTGCCTCTAGTGGGAACATCGTCCTGTCCTGCCTTTGGACTCGGACCAtcagttctgtgtctccagcGTGCCGGAGGCACACCCCGGACTTCTCAGGCTCTGTCAACACATGAGCCAGTTTCTTCTAAGAAATCTCTTTTTAGCTTATACATGTATGTCCTGTTGattgtttctctagagaactcagagagagagaactcatatacatatgtgtgggtgtgtatatgaAAGAGACCAGGAGAATGGTTCATCCCAGGAATGAGAAGCCGGTTTAACATTCCAAAGTCAGTCCGTGATATTCATCATGTTaacaaaccaaaaaggaaaaaccatcatctccatagatacagaaaaggcatctgacaaaACCCAACATCCATTCCTGATCAAAAGGCTTATTAGCaaactagaaatggaagggaatgtCCTTTACCTACAAAAAACCCACACGGTGAGAGACAAAATGCACTTTTCCCATGAGGATCAAGACACGTCCACTCCTGCCACTAACATTCGACACTACAGGAGGTCGTAGACCAGCACtgcagcaagaaaaataaataccacccGTATTGTGTGTAAAATCTGATGGACTCTGAAAAGAAGCTAGTGGAATTAGTAAGTGAGTAGCAAACTTGCAAGATACAAGgtcagtatacaaaaataaattgtgtgtgtgtgtgtgtgtatacacactagCAGTAAACACCCAGAATCAAAGTTTTAATACTATATAAGGTAGCATCCAAATGTTCTTCAACATTGGAGGTAAATGTGACAAAAGATGTGCAAGACTGTACCCCTGGAGTCCCCACAACACTGATGAGAGAAACTTCATGTATCAGAAAACCCAAACCGACCTCCAGACTCTGTGCCAGTCAGGTCCAAATCTCACCAGACATTTTTGTGGAAACTGACAAGCCAACTCCAAAGTctgtatggaaatgcaaaaggccTAGAATTTTCagaacaactttgaaaaagaacacaaactgGAGAACTCACCCTGCCTGATCTGGAGACTTGTTACAAAGTTACAACAATCGATACAGTGTGCCACTGGCATCAAGATAAACAAATGTATCCGTGGAACAGAATGGAATGCCTGGAAATAGACCGGGAATTTGGACAATTGACTTTGTACAGACGTGCAAAGGTGGTCAAAGTAGGGAAGGGATAACCTTTAACAAAAGGTGCTATGACAGTCGGTGTCTGTGTACAGAGGTATGATACCTCACAGCCTGCACAGAGATTAACTTAAAACAGATCGTAGCCCTAAATATAaagcctgaaaccataaaatttctagaaaagcaCGTGATAGAaaatcttaatatatttaggtaAGATAAAGAGTTTTTAGATAAGATGCTAAGAATGTgatccataaagaaaaaatactgataaatttGGACTCCAATGAAGTAAGTTTTGCTGTTCAAAAGACCTGgttaaagacaatgaaaagacagaTGACAAGACtgaaaatctttgcaaatcacatatctgaggAAAGACGTATTGAGAACAAAGAAGTGTGTACACTCAGTAATTGAAGAAATGCTCAATTGAAAACAACTACAAAGTGCCCAGCCAGCTTGTCGCCAGAGCATGAGGCTCTTAAAACTGAACCAAAGACGTGAACACATACTTCACCAAAGAATATACAGATCTTACTCCGCTGACAGTGGAGTCACGTCTTGTTAAACTCAGCGTAGGTTGAAAATACCGTAAGTTGACGGTGCAAacacctaacctaccaaacatcacaGCTCAGCCTAGCTTTCCTCAGACGCGCTCATAACAGTGGGGTGGAATCCGCTAAAAGCCTGTTGATGATACAGTGAACACCTCGTGTAACGTACTGAGTGCTACACTCTCAGTGACAAACAGTGGCTGTCTGGGTACAGGATGGTTGTTGACCTCGTGATCGTGGGCTGACCGGGGGCCGAGGCCGCCGCCCAGCGACACAGGAGGATCGCACCACACATACcgctagcccaggaaaagatccaaattcaaaaccCCGAGTACAGTTTTTACAGAACGTGTACCACTTTCACACCATCACAAGACAAACCACTGTCAGGGACTGTCTGTATGCAAATGATAAATCATGAAAAGATAACGTTAGTCCCTAGGGAGCACAGGTTATAAAACACAGTGAACTCTGCTACTACACCCGTATTGAAATGGCGAAAATGGAATTAACGGGACCGACCACGCTAAGGGTCGTGCGCGTGTGCAACAGCTGGAGCCCGGCACGGGCCGGTGGGGATGCAGAGTGGCCTGGCCGCTTTTGAAGAGAATTCCTGAAGAAAGCTAGGCCTGCACTTGCCATACGGTCCCAGCGCTTCACTCGTGGCGCTGGCCCCGGCGACGCACGTGCGAGGGGTGACGCACAAGCGTTGACAGCGGCGCTGTCAGTCATGGCCAACGCGGGACCAGCCCAGCGTCCGTTCCCGTGCAAGTGGGTAGAGGAGTTGCGTGACGTTCTCCTGGCGCAGTGGTTCTCAGCAGTGAGAGGGGTGGCACAGGTGGGCCTCAGGACGGTTCGTCACACTGGAGAGATGTCAAAAAGTGCATGATCGAGGCTTCCGCGTACAAAGCATTCTAGGAACTGTAAGCGCTCTGTTGACAGCGGGGGACGTTTTATGAGCCCAGGAGTGTTTGTCGAATTGTGATAGTGTCGTGTGTACGTGTGACACAACTTGTCCATACTTGTCATGCCACTTTAGAGGCATACACCGCATGGGAAGGTAAATTGCTGTGTCCTTCTGGACAAAAATTTGGCAACGTGTGTATAATTTCTAAGtgaaacttttactttttaaatttttttagtgtttgcattttgagagagagtgaacgagcgaacgtgagtgggggaggggcagagagagagagggagacagaatccgaagcaggctccaggctgtgagctgtcagcacagagcccggtgtggggcttgaacccacgtgctgcgagatcatgacctgagctgaagtcaggcacttcactgactcagccacccaggcgcccctaagtgaaATTTTTAGTAACAATTTTCCTTGCAGGATTTGTCCTAGGAAAGTGATCCTGTGAGGCAGTCCTGTGATCAATGTGCCAAGCTGTGTGTTACAGCATTGTATGTAACGGGGGAAATTTGAAAACCAGTTCCCTCAGTCCAGGACAGACTCAGTTTATGTTTCAATTCACCCAGAACCGGTTCTCCTATAGGATTTGGAACACCACTGGTAGAGAAGCACCGCCAGCCGTTGGTGGTGCCTGAGAGGCGCGTGGTGCTCAGAGTGAGTTCTAACCTGAGCTGTCCTTGGGAGGGCTTGTTTACATTGTAGAGAAAAGGGTTTTGCCTGAGGGGTTCCACGGGAGCAAGGGACCCCAGGACTTGCCTTCAGCCGCTGCGGGATCTCCCTGGTAGGTGAGCAGGTGCAGCGGggaggatgca
It encodes the following:
- the LOC122225283 gene encoding small nuclear ribonucleoprotein G-like, producing the protein MDKKLSLRLNGGRHVQGILRGFSPFMNLGKDGRVEMVTSGRQNDIGMVVIPGNCVILLEALE